Genomic segment of Rhodocaloribacter litoris:
CGGGAGCGGCTCGTCGAGTACGGCGTGATCCGCCTCACCGGCGGGGCGCATGAACGGGACGACCACCAGCTGCGCCTCCGGCACCTCTACGATCGCCTGACGCAGGTGATCGAGCGCTGCCTGCCGGACGCGTGTGCCGTCGAGATGCCCGTCTACGGGCGCAATCCCCAGTCCATGCTCAAGCTGGGCCGGGCGCAGGCGGCCATCATGCTGGCGGCCCTCAACCGGGAGGTGCCCGTCGTCGAATACCCGCCGGCGGAGGTCAAGAAGTCGGTTACGGGGCAGGGCAACGCCACGAAGGAGCAGGTCTGGTACATGGTGCGCGCCATCCTG
This window contains:
- the ruvC gene encoding crossover junction endodeoxyribonuclease RuvC; amino-acid sequence: MIVLGVDPGSRVTGYGVIEVEDGRERLVEYGVIRLTGGAHERDDHQLRLRHLYDRLTQVIERCLPDACAVEMPVYGRNPQSMLKLGRAQAAIMLAALNREVPVVEYPPAEVKKSVTGQGNATKEQVWYMVRAILALDEAAPRETLDASDALAVALCHAGRLGRGTSRQPYKDWAGFVRAHPDRIG